In Sebastes umbrosus isolate fSebUmb1 unplaced genomic scaffold, fSebUmb1.pri S34, whole genome shotgun sequence, a genomic segment contains:
- the LOC119484164 gene encoding LOW QUALITY PROTEIN: interferon regulatory factor 2-binding protein 1-like (The sequence of the model RefSeq protein was modified relative to this genomic sequence to represent the inferred CDS: deleted 1 base in 1 codon) gives MSSPSPSSSSAGGSRRQWCYLCDLPKQPWAMLWEFSEAVCRGCVNYDGADRIELLIDTARHLKTQHQNHNQHQHQNQVLDGHGRSPGPPGPPGPQHHGKPLYGSGSARLPNGLHRAEDGTGSLSESSRQSPNTSTRRPVVPGMGLGLHSSISQALMAQGLVAAPHGLLAPLAGSRAGVAIPVSAGSMLGEVGRRQVVSLGGLGVGVGASTSALVGIDPALWRNNEVMAELNEVARSRVEGWPNRPKAVRDVLMALSGCVPFNVRFRKDHNLTGRVLAFDTGATPEFELKVFAEYPAGSGMIFSGVPDLVRQMFRDSAKDAGKAVNSGLRYVEYEKRPGTGDWRGLSELLNDGVRMFKEPPIPEVLPQPDAGMPVAAGGRPALAKGTTRRRKASPGSENGESDGRLDGRSDGRPDHAAREPWPRGVYAAMEPLPGMEGPPRLHSQPSPISALMGVADSLSSGQMARDSPGVSTAHSSSAGRPTSGSPSAASTSVSQAAVGQSAGAGESTSGAQGTLLCCTLCRERLEDTHFVQCPSVPHHKFCFPCTRGFIRSQGQGGEVYCPSGERCPLAGSSVPWAFMQGEISTILAGDGDVTVKKESDP, from the exons ATGTCGTCCCCGTCCCCGTCCTCGTCCTCCGCGGGGGGCTCGCGCCGGCAGTGGTGCTACCTGTGCGACCTGCCGAAGCAGCCGTGGGCGATGCTGTGGGAGTTCAGCGAGGCGGTCTGCCGAGGCTGCGTCAACTACGACGGAGCGGACCGGATCGAGCTGCTCATAGACACGGCCCGACACCTGAAGACCCAGCACCAGAACCAcaaccagcaccagcaccagaaCCAGGTCCTGGACGGACACGGCCGGTCTCCGGGTCCACCGGGTCCACCGGGTCCACAGCaccacgggaaacctctgtacGGGTCCGGGTCCGCCCGCCTGCCCAACGGGCTGCACCGGGCCGAAGACGGGACCGGGTCGCTGTCCGAGTCCAGCAGGCAGAGCCCCAACACCAGCACCCGCAGACCCGTCGTCCCGGGTATGGGTCTGGGTCTGCACAGCTCCATCTCTCAAGCCCTGATGGCTCAGGGTCTGGTCGCCGCCCCCCACGGCCTGCTGGCCCCCCTAGCGGGGTCCAGAGCCGGGGTCGCCATACCCGTCTCGGCCGGGTCCATGCTGGGCGAAGTGGGTCGGAGACAGGTGGTCTCTCTGGGGGGTCTGGGAGTCGGAGTCGGGGCTAGCACCTCTGCTCTGGTGGGAATCGACCCGGCTCTCTGGAGGAACAACGAGGTGATGGCAGAACTCAACGAGGTGGCCCGCAGCCGGGTCGAAGGCTGGCCCAACCGGCCCAAAGCGGTCCGGGACGTCCTGATGGCGCTGAGCGGCTGCGTGCCCTTCAACGTGCGCTTCAGGAAAGACCACAACCTGACGGGTCGGGTTCTGGCCTTCGACACCGGCGCCACGCCGGAGTTCGAGCTGAAGGTGTTCGCGGAGTAC CCCGCCGGCTCCGGGATGATCTTCTCGGGCGTCCCGGACCTGGTCCGGCAGATGTTCCGCGACTCGGCCAAAGACGCGGGCAAAGCGGTGAACTCGGGGCTTCGCTACGTGGAGTACGAGAAGAGGCCCGGCACGGGAGACTGGCGCGGGCTGTCGGAGCTGCTGAACGACGGCGTGCGCATGTTCAAAGAGCCCCCTATTCCAGAGGTTCTGCCGCAGCCGGATGCGGGGATGCCCGTGGCGGCCGGCGGACGCCCGGCACTGGCGAAGGGCACGACCCGGCGCCGCAAGGCTTCTCCGGGCTCCGAGAACGGGGAGAGCGACGGGAGGCTCGACGGGAGGTCCGACGGGAGGCCCGACCACGCGGCGAGGGAGCCGTGGCCCCGAGGCGTCTACGCCGCCATGGAGCCTCTTCCTGGCATGGAGGGCCCGCCCCGGCTCCACAGCCAGCCCTCGCCCATCTCGGCGCTGATGGGCGTGGCAGACAGCCTGAGCTCCGGCCAGATGGCCAGAGACAGCCCCGGCGTGTCCACGGCCCACTCGTCCTCGGCGGGCCGCCCCACCAGCGGCAGCCCCTCCGCCGCCTCCACCTCCGTCTCCCAGGCCGCCGTGGGGCAGAGCGCCGGCGCCGGGGAGTCCACGAGCGGCGCCCAGGGCACCCTGCTCTGCTGCACTCTCTGCCGAGAGCGCCTGGAGGACACTCACTTCGTCCAGTGTCCCTCTGTCCCGCACCACAAGTTCTGCTTCCCATGTACCCGCGGGTTCATCCGCAGCCAGGGTCAGGGCGGCGAGGTGTACTGCCCCAGCGGCGAGCGCTGCCCGCTGGCCGGATCCTCCGTCCCCTGGGCCTTCATGCAGGGAGAGATCTCCACCATCCTCGCCGGGGACGGAGACGTCACGGTGAAGAAGGAGAGCGACCCTTGA